In Streptomyces sp. NBC_01381, a genomic segment contains:
- a CDS encoding SulP family inorganic anion transporter — translation MGSGRHAKRPAPAGRGAPAGPGTSAPPPSGGVIATDVVASLVVFLVALPLCIGVAAASGVPVALGIISGIVGGLVVGFLPGSNLQVSGPAAGLAALVLEAVTDHGLEMLGPIVLATGLLQMVLGALKAGRFFQAIPVSVIGGMLAGIGLPLILGQLYALTDHAQLGNALKNIAGLPALFPDTFADRSATQALALGALAVTICALWKKVPKPLGALPAPLVAVALGALLTALLGMGVKTVDFGSLGNAVLIPGPERFAGLADPAVLGVVVTFTVIASAESLFSAAAVDRMHSGPRTRYNPELFSQGVGNAVAGALGALPITAVIARSSANVQAGATTKVSRVLHGAWLLGFGLLLPGVLGLIPVSVLAGILVHSGWKLLDPGQFPEMWRKDRGEGVVMVVTTGAIVVGNLLEGVLAGVAVAILLAAVRMSRVRMDTVTEGDSALLVMSGNATFLRLPQLIATLEPLSARSGVQLDLTAVSHLDLACREEVEEWAQRQRGKGTAVEVLLPRTAPEPWKEPAPLSGQQDVDLRPLGPRQGGRS, via the coding sequence CCGCCGCCCTCAGGAGGTGTGATCGCCACCGACGTCGTCGCCTCCCTCGTCGTGTTCCTGGTGGCGCTGCCCCTGTGCATCGGCGTCGCCGCCGCCTCCGGGGTGCCGGTGGCACTCGGCATCATCTCCGGAATCGTCGGCGGCCTCGTCGTCGGCTTCCTGCCCGGCAGCAACCTCCAGGTCAGCGGGCCGGCCGCCGGACTCGCCGCGCTGGTACTCGAGGCCGTCACCGACCACGGCCTGGAGATGCTGGGCCCGATCGTGCTCGCCACCGGCCTCCTCCAGATGGTGCTCGGCGCCCTCAAGGCGGGCCGCTTCTTCCAGGCCATCCCGGTGTCGGTGATCGGCGGCATGCTCGCCGGCATCGGACTCCCGCTCATCCTCGGCCAGCTGTACGCCCTCACCGATCACGCCCAGCTCGGCAACGCGCTCAAGAACATCGCGGGACTGCCCGCCCTGTTCCCCGATACCTTCGCCGACCGGTCCGCGACCCAAGCCCTGGCGCTCGGGGCACTCGCCGTCACCATCTGCGCACTGTGGAAGAAGGTCCCAAAACCGCTCGGCGCGCTGCCCGCGCCGCTCGTCGCCGTCGCCCTCGGCGCGCTGCTCACAGCGCTCCTTGGGATGGGCGTGAAGACCGTCGACTTCGGCAGCCTCGGGAACGCCGTACTGATCCCGGGCCCAGAGCGGTTCGCGGGGCTCGCGGACCCGGCGGTCCTCGGCGTCGTGGTGACGTTCACCGTGATCGCCTCCGCCGAGAGCCTGTTCAGCGCCGCGGCCGTGGACCGGATGCACAGCGGGCCGCGTACCCGGTACAACCCCGAACTGTTCTCCCAGGGCGTCGGCAACGCCGTCGCGGGCGCGCTCGGCGCCTTGCCGATCACCGCCGTCATCGCGCGCAGCTCGGCCAACGTCCAGGCGGGCGCCACCACCAAGGTGTCCCGTGTCCTGCACGGCGCCTGGCTGCTCGGCTTCGGCCTGCTGCTTCCGGGAGTGCTCGGGCTGATACCGGTGTCCGTACTCGCCGGAATCCTGGTGCACAGCGGCTGGAAGCTGCTCGACCCGGGCCAGTTCCCCGAGATGTGGCGCAAGGACCGGGGCGAGGGCGTCGTCATGGTCGTCACCACGGGCGCCATCGTGGTCGGCAACCTGCTGGAGGGCGTGCTCGCCGGCGTCGCGGTGGCGATCCTGCTTGCGGCGGTAAGGATGTCGCGCGTGCGCATGGACACCGTCACCGAAGGCGACAGCGCACTCCTCGTGATGAGCGGCAACGCCACCTTCCTGCGGCTCCCCCAGCTCATCGCCACGCTGGAACCCCTGTCGGCCCGCTCCGGTGTCCAACTCGACCTGACCGCCGTCTCCCATCTGGACCTCGCCTGCCGCGAGGAGGTCGAGGAGTGGGCACAGCGACAGCGCGGCAAGGGAACGGCGGTGGAGGTGCTGCTGCCCAGGACGGCCCCTGAGCCGTGGAAGGAGCCGGCACCCCTGTCGGGGCAACAGGATGTGGACCTGCGCCCCCTCGGCCCCCGGCAAGGCGGTCGGTCCTGA